One Streptomyces lincolnensis genomic region harbors:
- a CDS encoding YfjP family GTPase, with protein sequence MTAVTDQDQDHTEPTDHPDRADHADHAGVGDSGPAPAEDAVSDDVSETASAEGASEGDGPGDAEADSNADSNADGDVDRGAAGDKPAGDTVPEEPARTEERSDGRHARVKAESEGSWDDGLIARRVTEETAAAQPVVLETRASAPQTVTPLAYDGPLRSRLDALRELVGLSRTRLDSRTLSEAGRVLDEAAARRRLSGQHTVVAIAGATGSGKSQLFNTLAGVTISETGVRRPTTAAPIVCSWSDGAATLIDRLGVPGRLRRRPVQSAQSEAQLRGLVLVDLPDHDSAAVQHREQVDRILALVDAVIWVVDPEKYADAVLHERYLRPMAGHAEIMFVVLNQIDRLPGEAAEQVLDDLRRLLDEDGIALGEYGEPGATVLALSALTGDGIGELREALGQFVAERGAPARRIAADVDAAAWRLRPVYATGRRTGLSEEARDEFAARLAEAVGATAAGEAAERAWLRNAGRACGTPWLRLWRWYEDRREPATGRVLLRAQADEEATARQRVEQAVRTLAERASTGLPAPWAQAVREAAVRGSQGLPEALDELAVRAGLPPGRPPRPGWWPAAVLAQASMTVLQVLGGLWLLGQIIGFMAPNLGVPVLLMVAGIVGGPLVEWSCRIAARGPARRYGTEAERRLREAAAGCGRARVLDPVAAELLRYREVREQYGRVVGV encoded by the coding sequence GTGACCGCCGTCACAGACCAGGACCAGGACCACACGGAACCCACGGATCATCCCGATCGCGCGGATCACGCGGATCACGCGGGCGTCGGTGATTCCGGGCCCGCGCCGGCCGAGGACGCCGTATCCGACGATGTCTCCGAAACCGCGTCCGCGGAGGGTGCGTCCGAGGGCGACGGTCCCGGGGATGCCGAAGCGGACAGCAATGCGGACAGCAATGCGGACGGCGATGTGGACCGCGGCGCGGCGGGGGACAAGCCCGCCGGCGACACGGTGCCCGAGGAGCCCGCACGGACCGAGGAGCGCTCGGACGGCCGCCACGCGCGCGTGAAGGCGGAGTCCGAGGGCTCCTGGGACGACGGCCTCATCGCGCGTCGCGTCACCGAGGAGACCGCCGCCGCGCAGCCCGTCGTACTGGAGACCAGGGCGTCCGCCCCCCAGACGGTGACCCCGCTGGCCTACGACGGTCCCCTGCGCTCCCGGCTCGACGCGCTGCGCGAACTGGTGGGGCTCTCGCGTACGCGGCTGGACAGCCGGACGCTCTCCGAGGCGGGCCGGGTGCTGGACGAGGCGGCGGCGCGGCGGCGGCTGTCCGGGCAGCACACCGTCGTCGCGATCGCGGGCGCGACCGGGAGCGGCAAGTCCCAGCTGTTCAACACGCTGGCCGGGGTGACCATTTCGGAGACGGGCGTACGACGGCCCACCACGGCGGCGCCCATCGTGTGCAGTTGGAGCGACGGGGCGGCGACCCTCATCGACCGGCTGGGCGTCCCGGGGCGACTGCGGCGGCGGCCGGTGCAGAGCGCGCAGTCGGAGGCGCAGTTGCGCGGGCTCGTGCTGGTCGACCTGCCCGACCACGACTCGGCGGCCGTGCAGCACCGCGAGCAGGTGGACCGGATCCTGGCGCTGGTGGACGCGGTCATCTGGGTCGTCGATCCCGAGAAGTACGCCGACGCCGTCCTGCACGAGCGCTATCTGCGGCCGATGGCGGGCCACGCGGAGATCATGTTCGTCGTCCTCAACCAGATCGACCGGCTGCCCGGGGAGGCCGCCGAACAGGTCCTCGACGATCTGCGGCGGCTGCTCGACGAGGACGGGATCGCGCTCGGGGAATACGGCGAACCGGGCGCGACCGTGCTCGCGCTGTCCGCGCTCACCGGGGACGGCATCGGTGAACTCCGGGAGGCGCTCGGCCAGTTCGTGGCGGAGCGCGGGGCCCCGGCGCGGCGGATCGCGGCCGATGTGGACGCCGCCGCGTGGCGGCTGCGGCCCGTCTACGCCACCGGGCGGCGCACCGGGCTGAGCGAGGAGGCGCGGGACGAGTTCGCCGCCCGGCTCGCGGAGGCGGTGGGCGCCACCGCGGCGGGCGAGGCGGCCGAGCGCGCGTGGCTGCGCAACGCCGGACGGGCGTGCGGGACGCCCTGGCTGCGGTTGTGGCGCTGGTACGAGGACCGGCGTGAACCCGCCACGGGACGGGTGCTGTTGCGCGCCCAGGCGGACGAGGAGGCCACCGCGCGCCAGCGGGTCGAGCAGGCGGTGCGCACGCTCGCCGAGCGGGCCTCGACCGGGCTGCCGGCGCCGTGGGCCCAGGCGGTGCGGGAAGCGGCCGTACGCGGTTCACAGGGACTGCCCGAGGCGCTGGACGAGCTGGCGGTGCGGGCCGGACTGCCTCCGGGACGGCCGCCGCGGCCGGGCTGGTGGCCGGCGGCCGTGCTGGCGCAGGCGTCCATGACAGTCCTCCAAGTCCTCGGCGGGCTGTGGCTGTTGGGGCAGATCATCGGGTTCATGGCGCCGAACCTGGGGGTTCCGGTGCTGCTGATGGTGGCCGGCATCGTCGGCGGCCCGCTCGTCGAGTGGAGCTGCCGGATCGCGGCACGAGGGCCCGCCCGGCGCTACGGCACGGAGGCCGAGCGGCGGCTTCGGGAGGCGGCCGCGGGGTGTGGGCGGGCGCGGGTGCTGGATCCGGTGGCGGCGGAGTTGCTGCGGTACCGGGAAGTGCGGGAGCAGTACGGGCGGGTGGTGGGGGTGTGA
- a CDS encoding dynamin family protein — protein MVTLDVRPQLLDALSALRDRVAAARFPLPLAGAPRARANRDELLAQLDDYLVPRLRQPEAPLLAVVGGSTGAGKSTLVNSLVGRRVSEAGVLRPTTRTPVLVCHPEDHHWFSGMRVLPDLTRVWVPQQEPDDELLLPGENPARVLRIETADTLPPGLALLDAPDIDSLVADNRVLAAELICAADIWVMVTTAARYADAVPWHLLRTAKEYRATLVTVLDRVPHQVVSEVSRQYGALLTKAGLGDVPRFTVPELPESAWGGGLLPATAVASLRTWLVQQAQDPAARQHSLARTAYGVLDSLKSRMPELAGAAAAQYAAALRLTSAVDSAYDSEYARVRGRLQTGAVLAGDALKRWRAFPLDCTASELLDALVESLGALLLCAITAADERIDEAWRREPAADAPELSGRDPSLESAEHRIGMAVRRWRRELEEFAEEEIRDLDRSVAPDPEVIAALVATALLGGRRARPGGEGLAERIGAHGALRLRDRGGRLLADHLDRVMHAERERRLAPLDALEVHPEPQAELIAALSVLQKER, from the coding sequence GTGGTGACCTTGGACGTACGGCCTCAGCTGCTCGACGCACTCTCCGCCCTGCGCGACCGTGTCGCCGCCGCACGCTTTCCGCTGCCCCTGGCGGGTGCGCCACGCGCGCGTGCCAACCGCGACGAACTGCTCGCCCAGCTCGACGACTATCTGGTGCCCCGGTTGAGACAGCCCGAAGCGCCGCTGCTGGCCGTGGTGGGCGGTTCCACCGGGGCCGGCAAGTCGACGCTCGTCAACTCTCTTGTGGGACGGCGGGTGAGCGAGGCGGGCGTGCTGCGGCCGACCACACGCACCCCCGTGCTCGTCTGCCATCCGGAGGACCATCACTGGTTCAGCGGCATGCGGGTGCTGCCCGACCTCACCCGCGTGTGGGTGCCCCAACAGGAGCCCGATGACGAGCTCCTGCTGCCTGGCGAGAACCCCGCGCGCGTGCTGCGGATCGAGACCGCCGACACCCTGCCACCCGGCCTCGCCCTCCTGGACGCGCCCGACATCGACTCCCTCGTCGCGGACAACCGTGTCCTCGCCGCCGAACTGATCTGCGCCGCCGACATCTGGGTGATGGTGACCACGGCCGCCCGTTACGCCGACGCCGTGCCCTGGCATCTGCTGCGCACCGCCAAGGAGTACCGGGCCACCCTCGTGACCGTCCTGGACCGGGTGCCCCACCAGGTCGTCTCCGAGGTCTCGCGCCAGTACGGAGCGCTGCTCACCAAGGCCGGACTCGGTGACGTGCCCCGCTTCACCGTGCCCGAGCTGCCCGAGTCGGCCTGGGGCGGCGGGCTGCTGCCCGCCACCGCCGTGGCCTCGCTGCGCACCTGGCTCGTCCAGCAGGCGCAGGATCCGGCGGCCCGTCAGCACTCCCTGGCGCGCACGGCGTACGGCGTCCTGGACTCGCTCAAGTCCCGGATGCCCGAGCTGGCAGGCGCCGCCGCCGCGCAGTACGCGGCCGCCCTGCGGCTCACCTCCGCCGTCGACTCGGCGTACGACAGCGAGTACGCGCGCGTGCGGGGGCGCTTGCAGACCGGGGCCGTGCTCGCCGGGGACGCGCTCAAGCGCTGGCGGGCCTTCCCGCTCGACTGCACCGCGAGCGAGCTGCTCGACGCCCTGGTGGAGAGTCTGGGCGCGCTCCTGCTGTGCGCGATCACCGCCGCCGACGAGCGCATCGACGAGGCCTGGCGGCGCGAACCGGCGGCCGACGCCCCGGAGTTGAGCGGCCGGGATCCGTCCCTGGAGAGCGCCGAGCACCGGATCGGGATGGCCGTACGGCGGTGGCGGCGGGAGCTGGAGGAGTTCGCCGAGGAGGAGATCCGCGACCTCGACCGCTCTGTCGCGCCGGATCCCGAGGTGATCGCCGCGCTCGTCGCCACCGCGCTGCTGGGCGGCCGCCGGGCCCGGCCCGGCGGGGAGGGGCTCGCCGAACGGATCGGCGCGCACGGGGCGCTGCGGCTGCGTGACCGGGGCGGGCGGCTGCTCGCCGACCATCTCGACCGGGTCATGCACGCCGAACGCGAACGCCGCCTCGCCCCCCTCGACGCGCTGGAAGTCCACCCCGAGCCCCAGGCCGAACTCATCGCCGCGCTGTCCGTGCTGCAGAAGGAGAGGTGA
- a CDS encoding nuclease-related domain-containing protein: protein MSHLTVNSWKRHGKDRLYVNLPDGTAVAWADRPTKVITIKVEKYRREAVALLRRYLGDSATIRPPSQQSGPAAVAPSAGRSHPRSDVRSVPPQRDRPTPLPDLTVADDLAENRPGAAVLETIAARGPSAADRLWSRMLRRPSEWDSWYTGLAGERRVGRELQRLTAHGWRVLHGVPKSNGGDIDHLLIGPGGVFAINTKHHQGASVWVGDTMAKVNNGQPVPYAAASKAEAAYVQGVLERHCGFPVPVEPVLVFVGITALHRAATQYTVRIYQEREVSALAPLTGKLTPDQVERIYAVARHRRAWLRP from the coding sequence ATGAGCCATCTCACGGTGAACTCGTGGAAGCGGCACGGCAAGGATCGGCTTTATGTGAATCTGCCCGACGGGACCGCCGTTGCGTGGGCGGATCGGCCGACGAAGGTCATCACGATCAAGGTTGAGAAGTATCGGCGCGAGGCTGTGGCTCTGCTGCGGAGGTATCTCGGTGACTCGGCGACGATACGTCCTCCCTCGCAGCAGTCCGGCCCGGCGGCGGTAGCGCCGTCTGCTGGAAGGTCGCATCCGCGGTCCGATGTGCGCAGCGTGCCGCCCCAGCGTGATCGGCCGACCCCTCTGCCGGATCTCACTGTTGCCGACGACTTGGCGGAGAACCGTCCCGGCGCGGCCGTACTGGAGACGATCGCCGCTCGTGGTCCGTCGGCGGCCGACCGGCTCTGGTCGAGGATGCTTCGCCGCCCTTCGGAATGGGACAGCTGGTACACCGGCCTTGCGGGTGAACGGCGCGTGGGACGGGAGCTGCAACGTCTTACCGCGCACGGTTGGCGGGTGTTGCACGGGGTGCCCAAGTCCAACGGCGGGGACATCGATCACTTATTGATCGGCCCCGGTGGCGTGTTCGCCATCAACACCAAGCACCACCAAGGTGCCTCGGTCTGGGTCGGGGACACCATGGCCAAGGTCAACAACGGGCAACCCGTCCCGTACGCGGCGGCCAGTAAGGCGGAAGCGGCCTACGTCCAAGGCGTGCTGGAACGGCACTGCGGGTTCCCCGTCCCGGTGGAACCGGTCCTCGTCTTCGTCGGGATCACCGCACTGCACCGCGCGGCCACGCAGTACACCGTACGGATCTACCAGGAGCGCGAGGTCTCAGCCCTGGCGCCTCTCACCGGCAAGCTGACGCCTGATCAAGTGGAACGCATCTACGCCGTCGCGCGGCACCGACGCGCCTGGTTGCGTCCTTGA